Proteins encoded within one genomic window of Nitrospira sp.:
- a CDS encoding SUMF1/EgtB/PvdO family nonheme iron enzyme, translated as MAMAVVAVVVFTPWFSLVAPAASKELDPVPMMTVPAGKFLMGSQEGQGRADERPQRAVYLDAFGIDQVEVTNERYMAFVKATGHRTPPNPYGTGPLASLTGIEHLPVAQTTWYDAKSYCAWAKKRLPTEAEWEKAARGTDGRMYPWGDDPPTARHANFDREWDDERTLHVVGSLPDGDSPYGVKDMAGNVREWVSDWYDPNYYKDASNRNPHGPDKNGVVRSIRGGSWHSPASDIATSARGRGGFALQTHGTGFRCARSLEHAP; from the coding sequence ATGGCTATGGCCGTGGTCGCTGTTGTTGTCTTCACACCATGGTTCTCTCTGGTCGCGCCAGCCGCCTCAAAAGAGCTTGATCCTGTGCCGATGATGACTGTCCCAGCCGGGAAGTTCTTGATGGGTTCTCAAGAAGGACAAGGTCGGGCCGATGAGCGTCCACAGCGAGCCGTGTATCTTGATGCATTTGGCATCGACCAAGTCGAAGTGACGAATGAGCGGTATATGGCTTTTGTGAAAGCCACCGGTCATCGTACCCCTCCGAATCCTTACGGTACCGGCCCCCTCGCCTCTCTCACGGGCATTGAACATCTGCCGGTGGCCCAAACAACCTGGTATGACGCTAAATCCTATTGCGCATGGGCCAAAAAGCGACTTCCGACAGAAGCGGAATGGGAAAAAGCCGCGCGTGGGACTGACGGACGAATGTATCCGTGGGGGGATGATCCTCCCACGGCGAGGCACGCAAACTTTGATCGGGAATGGGACGATGAACGCACGCTCCATGTCGTTGGGTCACTGCCGGACGGTGATTCCCCTTATGGAGTGAAGGACATGGCCGGCAATGTGAGAGAGTGGGTCTCGGACTGGTACGACCCGAACTACTACAAAGACGCCTCCAACCGAAATCCTCATGGACCGGACAAGAACGGAGTTGTTCGTTCGATCCGCGGGGGGTCCTGGCATAGTCCGGCGTCGGATATTGCGACATCCGCACGGGGGCGCGGAGGATTTGCACTGCAGACGCATGGCACAGGGTTCCGTTGCGCTCGCAGTCTTGAGCACGCACCGTAG
- a CDS encoding SUMF1/EgtB/PvdO family nonheme iron enzyme, whose protein sequence is MRSQTIPQFVVGIAILGGAISLATAADQPGGEKDMVLILKGEFTMGSNEHADEPRHQVVLDSYWIDKYEASNVRYKEFMKAMSHPAPAYWDDPRLSKPNQPVVGVSWTDANAFCKWEGKRLPTEAEWERAAKGPTGDNHYPWGHAIDPKKANYGQNIGRTTPVDSYPEGVSGYGVYNMAGNVFEWVDDWYGPSYYKNSLALNPKGADQGYNFANQGPVKVLRGGSWLAPESSLHTSHRFWNQPDNNSYGVGLGFRCAKSAPAPTDEAMQESRAAFMQALVAMGAEKHADALASIEKALSGDPANQEYLTTQELIKKSMKKK, encoded by the coding sequence ATGCGGAGTCAAACAATCCCCCAATTCGTAGTCGGCATAGCGATTCTGGGAGGGGCCATCTCGCTTGCGACAGCCGCCGACCAACCGGGCGGGGAAAAAGACATGGTGCTCATTCTCAAGGGCGAATTCACGATGGGCAGCAACGAGCATGCTGATGAACCCAGGCATCAGGTCGTACTCGATTCATATTGGATCGATAAATACGAAGCGTCTAACGTTCGATACAAAGAGTTCATGAAAGCGATGAGTCATCCCGCACCAGCCTATTGGGATGACCCGCGACTCAGCAAGCCCAATCAGCCGGTGGTTGGAGTCAGCTGGACTGACGCAAATGCCTTCTGTAAGTGGGAGGGGAAACGCCTGCCGACTGAGGCGGAGTGGGAGCGAGCTGCTAAGGGGCCGACGGGAGATAATCATTATCCGTGGGGTCACGCGATTGATCCTAAAAAGGCCAACTATGGGCAAAATATAGGGCGAACGACACCCGTCGATTCCTATCCGGAGGGTGTGAGTGGTTATGGCGTGTATAACATGGCCGGTAACGTGTTCGAATGGGTGGATGATTGGTATGGACCTTCCTACTACAAGAACAGCCTTGCGCTAAACCCCAAGGGTGCCGATCAGGGCTATAACTTCGCCAATCAAGGACCGGTCAAAGTGCTCCGTGGAGGATCCTGGCTCGCACCGGAATCGTCCCTCCATACGAGTCATCGCTTCTGGAACCAGCCCGACAATAACTCCTATGGTGTGGGGCTAGGATTCCGCTGTGCCAAGTCCGCCCCTGCTCCCACGGATGAGGCCATGCAGGAAAGCCGCGCTGCTTTTATGCAGGCACTGGTCGCGATGGGGGCCGAAAAGCATGCTGATGCGCTGGCCTCAATCGAGAAAGCCTTGTCCGGCGACCCAGCCAACCAGGAATATCTGACGACCCAAGAGCTGATTAAAAAAAGCATGAAGAAGAAATAG
- a CDS encoding cobalamin B12-binding domain-containing protein yields MNKHRIHRVAKLTGLSKDVIRVWERRYSLVKPSRSANHYREYSDEDVSLFRFLKEELDHGQTIGGLAMEGRDSLLQRMRASSIPKQQELAPHSSLLDELVSRLDPLDKGRFELQLDAAIAVIPFEEAVQRILLPLQRRIGELWHEGRVNIAVEHYVTKIIQQKLFSVINQLPANEFGPRVLIACPEGEHHEIGAQAVTYLAASRGFHVYYLGPNLPLTDLEALCERVHPDLILLSLTQTKSDDETDHLLHGLRTLSQRWHVAVGGKGACAMEHLLANTKIELLDDLGALHNRLANLLSAHQRAFH; encoded by the coding sequence ATGAATAAGCATAGAATTCATAGAGTTGCGAAGCTGACAGGGCTCTCCAAGGATGTAATTAGGGTGTGGGAGCGTAGGTATAGCCTTGTCAAACCTTCCAGAAGCGCCAATCACTATCGGGAATACAGCGATGAGGACGTCTCCCTCTTCCGCTTTTTGAAGGAGGAATTAGATCACGGTCAGACTATCGGCGGGCTTGCGATGGAAGGGCGAGATTCGCTGCTTCAACGTATGCGGGCAAGCTCAATCCCGAAACAGCAGGAGCTTGCTCCCCACAGTTCACTGCTCGACGAACTGGTCTCCAGACTCGATCCACTCGATAAGGGTCGGTTTGAACTGCAACTGGACGCGGCAATCGCTGTGATCCCGTTCGAAGAAGCGGTGCAACGCATTCTTCTCCCCTTACAGCGACGAATAGGAGAACTGTGGCATGAAGGACGAGTGAATATCGCAGTGGAACATTACGTCACGAAGATCATTCAACAGAAGTTATTCTCCGTAATCAACCAACTGCCGGCAAACGAGTTCGGCCCACGCGTGCTCATTGCCTGTCCCGAAGGCGAGCACCATGAAATCGGCGCTCAAGCCGTCACATACCTTGCCGCCTCACGCGGTTTCCATGTTTATTACCTAGGACCTAATCTTCCCCTGACAGATTTGGAGGCGTTGTGCGAACGCGTGCATCCGGACCTGATTCTCCTGTCCTTGACTCAAACGAAATCGGACGACGAGACAGATCACCTGCTCCATGGCTTACGAACGCTCTCGCAGCGCTGGCATGTCGCAGTGGGCGGGAAAGGCGCATGTGCGATGGAGCACCTCCTGGCGAACACGAAGATTGAACTCCTTGATGATCTCGGTGCACTCCACAATCGTCTTGCGAATCTTCTTTCGGCCCACCAGCGCGCGTTTCATTGA
- the ttcA gene encoding tRNA 2-thiocytidine(32) synthetase TtcA, with protein MSKPPVSTAVPKLDEATERMQTRLCRLVGQAIAEYRLIEEGDKVMVCLSGGKDSYGLLDILLVLQQRAPIQFDLVAVNLDQRQPGFPEQVLPQYLASRGIPFHIEARDTYSIVKRLIPEGQTTCSLCSRLRRGHLYRIATELGATKIALGHHRDDIIETLFLNLFYTGKLKAIPPKLRSKDGRHLVIRPLALVKEADLARYAELRSFPIIPCDLCGSQEDLKRKKVKALLQEWERGSPGCSDSIAAALTNVAPSLLMDSRLFDFKSLASMPSIQSDAAEGDVWLDHEPPPHENVEGALLLP; from the coding sequence ATGAGTAAACCACCAGTTTCAACAGCTGTCCCTAAACTAGACGAAGCGACTGAGAGGATGCAAACACGTCTGTGCCGACTGGTCGGGCAGGCCATCGCGGAGTATCGCCTCATCGAGGAAGGCGACAAGGTGATGGTGTGTCTGTCTGGCGGGAAGGATAGTTATGGGCTATTGGACATCTTGCTCGTCTTGCAACAACGGGCACCGATCCAGTTTGACCTGGTCGCGGTCAATCTGGATCAACGACAACCAGGTTTCCCCGAACAAGTGCTCCCGCAGTATCTCGCCAGCCGCGGCATCCCATTCCATATCGAGGCACGCGATACCTACTCGATCGTCAAGCGACTCATTCCTGAAGGGCAGACGACCTGTTCACTCTGTTCCCGTCTCCGACGAGGCCATTTGTATCGGATCGCGACGGAACTGGGCGCCACGAAGATTGCGTTAGGCCATCACCGTGACGACATCATTGAAACCTTGTTTTTGAATCTCTTTTATACCGGCAAGCTCAAGGCCATTCCCCCGAAGCTGCGTTCGAAAGACGGCCGTCATTTGGTCATTCGCCCATTGGCCTTGGTTAAAGAGGCAGACCTCGCGCGGTACGCGGAGCTGCGGAGCTTTCCCATTATCCCCTGCGATCTTTGTGGCTCCCAAGAGGATTTGAAGCGTAAAAAGGTCAAAGCCTTACTTCAGGAGTGGGAGCGAGGATCTCCCGGTTGTTCCGACAGCATCGCCGCGGCGTTGACCAATGTGGCCCCATCGCTCTTGATGGATTCTCGTCTCTTCGATTTTAAATCTCTGGCGTCCATGCCCAGTATTCAATCCGATGCAGCCGAGGGCGACGTGTGGTTGGATCACGAGCCGCCGCCACATGAGAATGTCGAGGGGGCGCTTCTATTGCCGTGA
- a CDS encoding low molecular weight phosphatase family protein — protein MVQSILFVCTGNVFRSMAAEYALRAQLGQPSAYQVESAGIEAKPQKVHAVILNRLRLKGTDPSAHVPRTLTKEVIQRSDLVIAMGLGHREFLQTKFGLHVPLFNEVAFGKDEPILDLHEALPNWERDIVEAREYVESVIDHIWDSIPALKARLSQFSRQHDPRKP, from the coding sequence ATGGTCCAATCGATTCTCTTCGTCTGCACCGGCAATGTCTTCCGAAGCATGGCGGCTGAATATGCGTTGCGAGCTCAACTTGGCCAGCCGTCCGCCTATCAGGTCGAATCAGCGGGCATCGAAGCCAAGCCCCAAAAGGTTCATGCCGTAATTCTCAACCGGCTACGCCTCAAAGGCACCGACCCATCTGCCCATGTTCCTCGAACACTGACAAAGGAAGTGATTCAGCGAAGTGATCTCGTCATCGCCATGGGCCTGGGTCATCGCGAGTTCCTTCAGACCAAGTTCGGACTGCATGTCCCCCTTTTTAATGAGGTCGCCTTCGGCAAAGACGAACCGATCCTCGACCTCCACGAAGCCCTCCCGAATTGGGAACGGGATATCGTCGAGGCACGAGAATATGTCGAGTCGGTCATCGATCACATCTGGGACTCCATACCGGCCCTGAAGGCTCGGCTCTCACAGTTTTCCAGACAACACGATCCCCGCAAACCATAA
- a CDS encoding putative zinc-binding metallopeptidase, with product MDRTVSDILKTPVVGQDNVPWATWSDEALLDLPMCDLHVGLTGSFVEQPIAELTRELEDRRLQFRPHFWLSNEWFTPDGVPGIAIPFYLAHPRLAKLEQTQMLEVEGGTTEWCLRILRHEAGHAIENAYKIRRRKTRQDMFGKSSQRYPHYYSPRPYSRSFVRHLDLWYAQSHPDEDFAETFAVWLTPDSLWEERYQGWPVLKKLRYVDGLMNELADTPPCVTTQEEVDALPTLKKTLREHYERKRRHYGVERHLQYDPDLKRLFSTLPNHANKISAASFLNRFRREVRKKVASWTGEYQYTIDQVLEDMIQRCRELNLRVPMTEEQAKLDFTILLTVHTMNFLRSGRHRVAL from the coding sequence ATGGACCGCACCGTTTCCGACATACTCAAGACTCCGGTCGTCGGCCAAGACAACGTCCCGTGGGCCACATGGTCCGACGAGGCACTGTTGGATCTGCCAATGTGCGATTTACACGTCGGACTTACCGGCAGCTTTGTCGAGCAACCGATCGCAGAGTTAACCCGGGAACTGGAAGACCGTCGCCTGCAGTTTCGTCCGCATTTCTGGCTCTCCAACGAGTGGTTTACCCCGGATGGAGTGCCCGGTATCGCCATTCCCTTTTATCTCGCTCATCCGCGATTGGCGAAACTCGAACAGACTCAGATGTTGGAGGTGGAAGGCGGAACGACCGAATGGTGTTTGCGGATTCTCCGCCATGAAGCCGGTCACGCCATCGAGAACGCTTACAAAATTCGCCGCCGTAAGACCAGGCAGGACATGTTTGGTAAGTCGTCGCAACGGTATCCGCACTATTACTCACCACGGCCCTACAGCCGCAGCTTCGTTCGTCACTTGGATTTGTGGTACGCGCAAAGCCACCCCGATGAAGATTTTGCCGAAACCTTTGCCGTGTGGTTGACGCCGGACTCACTCTGGGAAGAGCGGTATCAAGGATGGCCGGTACTGAAGAAGCTTCGGTATGTTGATGGACTGATGAACGAGCTCGCCGACACCCCACCCTGTGTGACCACACAGGAAGAAGTCGATGCGCTGCCGACATTAAAGAAGACGCTAAGAGAGCATTATGAACGCAAGCGGCGACATTATGGAGTCGAGCGCCATCTTCAATATGACCCGGACTTGAAACGACTCTTCTCCACCTTGCCAAACCACGCGAATAAAATCAGCGCAGCGTCCTTTCTGAATCGGTTTCGGCGAGAAGTGCGCAAAAAGGTGGCGAGTTGGACCGGCGAATATCAATACACCATTGATCAGGTGCTGGAAGACATGATCCAGCGCTGTCGTGAATTGAACCTTCGAGTACCGATGACGGAAGAGCAAGCCAAACTCGACTTCACCATTCTGCTGACCGTCCATACTATGAACTTTCTGCGTAGCGGACGACATCGGGTGGCCTTGTGA
- a CDS encoding ATP-grasp domain-containing protein — translation MKRLRVLVLMHEDLVPPEQVNGHDLKSVAWRTEYDVVATLKKLGHDVHPLGVKSDLSAIQTAIDQWKPDIAFNLLEEFDGVAVYDQHVVSYLELLHMPYTGCNPRGLMLARDKVLTKKVLSFHRIPYPDFMEVPQGRVAKRPKQLAFPLIVKSVTEEASLGISQASIVEDDDKLSERVAFVHNSVGSGALVERYIEGRELYVGIIGNGHLQVLPVWELIMDKLPDDAKRIATERVKWSRKYQQKYGITSREADNLPEGKAQEIQDLAKRVYRALRLSGYARIDMRMDAEGQLYVLEANPNPQIAEDEDFADSAKETGYAYTELLQELLSVGLRWRPAKAA, via the coding sequence GTGAAGCGACTGCGTGTGCTCGTCCTCATGCACGAGGATCTCGTCCCACCCGAGCAAGTGAACGGCCACGATCTCAAGTCGGTGGCCTGGCGGACGGAATACGATGTCGTCGCGACCCTGAAGAAGCTGGGCCATGATGTCCATCCACTCGGCGTGAAAAGCGATCTCAGTGCGATCCAGACTGCCATTGATCAGTGGAAACCGGATATCGCCTTCAACTTACTGGAGGAGTTTGATGGCGTGGCGGTCTATGATCAGCACGTGGTGTCGTATCTCGAACTGCTGCACATGCCCTACACCGGCTGTAACCCCCGCGGCCTCATGTTGGCGCGGGATAAGGTCCTCACCAAAAAGGTCCTGTCCTTCCATCGAATCCCCTATCCCGACTTCATGGAGGTTCCACAAGGACGGGTGGCCAAACGGCCAAAGCAGCTTGCCTTTCCGTTGATCGTCAAGTCAGTGACTGAAGAGGCTTCCCTGGGGATTTCACAAGCCTCAATCGTGGAAGACGACGACAAGCTGAGTGAACGGGTGGCTTTTGTTCACAATAGCGTCGGAAGTGGGGCATTGGTTGAACGGTATATCGAGGGTCGAGAACTCTATGTCGGCATCATCGGCAACGGACATCTCCAAGTGCTGCCGGTGTGGGAGCTCATCATGGATAAGTTGCCGGATGACGCCAAACGCATCGCGACCGAGCGGGTGAAATGGAGCAGGAAATATCAACAGAAGTACGGCATCACATCGCGAGAAGCGGACAACCTGCCGGAAGGGAAGGCTCAAGAAATCCAAGACCTGGCTAAGCGGGTCTATCGTGCGCTCAGACTCAGCGGCTATGCACGAATTGATATGAGAATGGACGCCGAGGGGCAACTCTACGTGCTGGAGGCCAATCCGAATCCGCAAATTGCGGAAGATGAAGACTTCGCCGATTCGGCCAAGGAAACAGGCTACGCCTACACGGAACTGCTGCAAGAGCTCCTGAGCGTCGGTCTCCGCTGGCGCCCTGCCAAAGCAGCGTAA
- a CDS encoding site-2 protease family protein, which produces MKTLIALLAGAKFGKVLLTSGTMLLSVITYSFVFGWWYAVGFVGLIFCHEMGHFVAARQRGLEVGAPTFIPFVGAWIQLKAQPMDVETEAYVAMAGPVVGTIAAMGCFYAADSLQSPLLRALAYAGFMLNLFNLIPLAPLDGGRITSIISPKTWWIGAPLIVVLFIWNHSPMLLLLALLSIPHLLSTFRRNSSAMPERYYDVSQSTRWSYATYYLLLAAFLGVMTYETHRAVGL; this is translated from the coding sequence ATGAAAACGCTGATTGCCCTGCTGGCAGGAGCGAAGTTCGGCAAGGTGTTGCTGACCTCCGGCACGATGCTTCTGTCGGTCATCACCTATAGTTTTGTCTTTGGGTGGTGGTATGCGGTGGGATTCGTCGGCCTGATTTTTTGCCATGAAATGGGGCACTTTGTCGCTGCCCGACAACGCGGATTGGAAGTAGGGGCTCCGACGTTCATTCCATTCGTCGGTGCATGGATTCAGCTGAAAGCTCAACCGATGGATGTGGAAACGGAAGCCTATGTGGCCATGGCTGGACCGGTCGTCGGAACCATCGCCGCCATGGGGTGCTTCTATGCCGCCGACTCCCTCCAGAGTCCACTTCTCCGGGCCTTGGCCTATGCGGGGTTCATGCTGAATTTGTTCAACCTGATCCCGCTGGCTCCTCTTGATGGGGGACGTATCACGTCGATTATTTCACCGAAAACATGGTGGATCGGAGCTCCGTTGATCGTGGTTCTTTTCATCTGGAACCACAGCCCCATGCTATTGCTTCTCGCACTCCTGTCGATTCCCCACCTGCTCTCGACGTTCCGGCGGAATAGTTCTGCGATGCCTGAACGGTATTACGACGTATCACAGTCCACTCGTTGGAGCTATGCCACCTACTATCTCCTGCTCGCGGCTTTTCTGGGCGTGATGACCTATGAGACGCATCGGGCGGTGGGACTGTAG
- a CDS encoding DUF2167 domain-containing protein yields the protein MTSMILRICLVGLVAVLSIGGVARAQSSERSYAWQQGPLEASLGEQATLKLSADYRFLGSKDTERLLREMGNFPSGAELGLVTGGSGDSDWFVVIRFIDAGYVEDDDASAWDADEMLDSIKEGTEEANAKRREMGMEGLTVRGWEEKPHYDKVTNKVVWAIAAETSHGTTVNYNTLALGRHGYMSMNLVADLAQLPRLKPHAASLLSNLNFVQGKRYTDFDSTTDKVAAVGLAALVAGAAFKSGLLAKLLVLIIAFKKVILLAGAAVVAWVWKIVKGRSTTTPST from the coding sequence ATGACATCCATGATTCTTCGCATCTGTCTGGTCGGCTTGGTCGCCGTATTGAGTATAGGAGGTGTGGCCCGGGCGCAGTCTTCCGAACGTTCATATGCCTGGCAACAGGGACCACTCGAAGCGTCGCTCGGAGAACAAGCCACGCTCAAGTTATCAGCAGACTATCGCTTTCTCGGATCGAAAGACACTGAGAGGCTCTTGAGAGAGATGGGTAATTTCCCTTCAGGTGCGGAGCTTGGATTGGTCACAGGTGGCTCGGGGGATAGTGATTGGTTTGTGGTGATTCGATTTATTGATGCAGGGTATGTGGAGGATGATGATGCGTCAGCCTGGGACGCTGATGAAATGCTGGACTCTATTAAGGAGGGAACGGAAGAGGCCAATGCCAAGCGACGTGAGATGGGGATGGAGGGGCTGACTGTCAGAGGGTGGGAAGAAAAGCCACATTACGATAAGGTCACAAACAAGGTGGTGTGGGCGATTGCCGCTGAGACCAGCCACGGAACGACGGTCAACTACAACACCCTCGCACTGGGTCGTCACGGATACATGAGTATGAATCTCGTGGCTGATCTGGCTCAGTTGCCTAGGCTCAAACCTCATGCGGCGAGTTTGTTATCGAATCTCAACTTTGTGCAGGGCAAGCGATACACAGACTTCGACAGCACGACTGACAAGGTCGCGGCGGTTGGGCTGGCTGCACTGGTTGCGGGCGCGGCCTTTAAATCAGGGCTGTTGGCCAAGTTACTCGTCTTGATCATTGCCTTCAAGAAGGTCATTCTCCTCGCTGGAGCGGCTGTGGTGGCCTGGGTGTGGAAGATCGTCAAGGGGCGTTCTACGACGACGCCATCGACCTGA
- a CDS encoding transposase, with protein MRTFFPRRALPCRRPERSLETHHLIAGLRVKALTAPMGLDGPMEKEAFLVYVRQLLCPTMKPGDIVIADNLSSHKTTTCERPSKPWA; from the coding sequence GTGCGAACGTTCTTCCCAAGGCGAGCGTTGCCATGCCGCCGTCCCGAACGGTCACTGGAAACCCACCACCTAATCGCAGGACTCCGCGTGAAGGCGCTCACCGCCCCCATGGGGCTCGACGGTCCCATGGAGAAGGAAGCATTCCTGGTGTATGTTCGCCAGCTCCTTTGTCCCACCATGAAGCCGGGCGACATTGTCATCGCCGATAATCTCAGTAGCCACAAAACGACGACGTGCGAACGGCCATCGAAGCCGTGGGCGTAA
- a CDS encoding transposase: MRTAIEAVGVTITYLPPYSPDFNPIELVFSKLKALLKKSAHRTIEALRNEISKLLDAFSPDECRYYVGAAGYYVWLHRKCSSTHSGQAESHQVAG; encoded by the coding sequence GTGCGAACGGCCATCGAAGCCGTGGGCGTAACGATTACCTATCTTCCGCCGTATTCGCCGGACTTCAACCCCATCGAGTTGGTCTTCTCCAAACTGAAAGCCCTCCTCAAAAAATCCGCCCACCGCACCATCGAGGCCCTTCGGAACGAAATCAGCAAACTCCTCGATGCCTTCTCGCCAGACGAATGTCGCTATTACGTCGGCGCCGCAGGGTATTATGTATGGCTACATAGAAAATGCTCTAGCACGCACTCAGGTCAGGCAGAAAGTCATCAAGTCGCGGGCTGA
- a CDS encoding OmpA family protein has protein sequence MKFLSCALLFAVVANGHESSLAAAQASDVRSEGERTSRLTLLVSFLMPEDAHSGQQDNQKSFAQQVASDDSPLVSAITPMTSITIDVPQSQTGEAEAAQEKEKEKADADIEQEKARLELLLQQLTAKERELTLLREKTTAAANQLNAEKTRAEALEAQLNQKEQELSGICTARDNHQQMSQELNRTKSSLELSKQQVADIERQFTISNDQLDVAMQRIADLDLQLVAKDQELKMELASRDSQLVQAKRLLASVGKSLPKPVKLTPSMKNAFPQQAVARISPDLTKVNEKLMAALKDELKRGTVVMEQRGDKLTLALASGELFGAGRVTMTPAGASLVKRIGVALRKFRPESIEVAGHTDSIPVKYNPKRPFKDNAELSQARAENASRALIKGGLGADRVKAVGYADSRPVATNDTEEGRTKNRRVEIIVTQSGQPIASAGEKDGQTPDGNKTAAPYGTMIQKIATR, from the coding sequence ATGAAATTTCTCTCTTGTGCCTTGCTCTTCGCCGTCGTGGCGAATGGACATGAATCGAGCCTGGCTGCCGCCCAAGCAAGTGACGTTCGATCGGAGGGGGAGCGGACCTCTCGGCTGACCTTGCTCGTCAGCTTTCTGATGCCGGAGGATGCACATTCCGGCCAGCAGGACAACCAGAAATCCTTTGCTCAGCAGGTTGCCTCCGATGACTCTCCGCTTGTTTCGGCCATTACCCCCATGACGTCGATCACCATCGACGTACCCCAGAGCCAAACGGGGGAAGCCGAAGCCGCGCAAGAGAAAGAAAAGGAAAAGGCCGATGCGGACATCGAGCAGGAAAAGGCACGGCTTGAGTTACTGCTGCAACAGCTCACAGCCAAGGAAAGGGAACTGACCCTCTTGCGAGAGAAGACCACCGCGGCGGCCAATCAGTTGAACGCGGAAAAAACCCGTGCGGAAGCGTTGGAAGCGCAGCTCAATCAGAAGGAGCAAGAACTCTCGGGGATCTGCACGGCGCGGGACAACCACCAACAGATGTCGCAGGAGCTGAACCGGACCAAGAGCAGTCTGGAGTTGTCCAAGCAGCAAGTCGCCGACATCGAGCGGCAATTTACGATCAGCAATGATCAGCTTGATGTTGCCATGCAACGTATCGCGGACCTTGACCTGCAGCTGGTGGCCAAAGATCAAGAGTTAAAAATGGAACTCGCCAGCCGCGACTCGCAGCTCGTACAGGCCAAGCGCCTGCTGGCGAGTGTGGGGAAGAGCTTGCCGAAGCCAGTTAAGCTGACTCCCTCCATGAAGAATGCCTTTCCTCAACAGGCTGTGGCACGTATCTCGCCTGACCTCACCAAGGTCAATGAGAAGTTGATGGCTGCACTCAAGGACGAGCTGAAACGAGGCACCGTGGTGATGGAGCAACGCGGTGACAAGCTCACACTTGCATTGGCATCAGGAGAACTGTTCGGCGCAGGACGAGTGACCATGACACCGGCAGGAGCCTCCCTGGTCAAGCGAATCGGCGTCGCCTTACGGAAATTCCGTCCTGAGAGCATCGAAGTGGCCGGGCATACCGACAGCATCCCAGTCAAATACAATCCTAAGCGCCCGTTTAAGGATAACGCCGAGCTGTCCCAGGCCCGCGCCGAAAACGCGAGTCGCGCGTTGATCAAAGGTGGGCTAGGGGCTGATCGAGTCAAGGCCGTCGGCTATGCTGACTCCCGTCCCGTTGCGACCAACGACACAGAAGAAGGCCGGACCAAGAACCGGCGGGTCGAGATTATTGTGACCCAATCGGGCCAGCCGATCGCTTCCGCCGGTGAGAAGGATGGGCAGACTCCAGATGGCAACAAAACGGCAGCTCCATACGGAACCATGATTCAAAAAATCGCCACACGCTGA
- a CDS encoding 2,3-bisphosphoglycerate-dependent phosphoglycerate mutase, with translation MARLVLLRHGESQWNLENRFTGWVDVPLSARGMEEAKQAGEKLRGFTFHRAFTSVLMRANETLRIVLETIGQTTIPIEKDKALNERMYGELQGLNKAETAQKYGDAQVKIWRRSYDVKPPGGESLKDTAERALPYYEQRIKPHLLKGETIIIAAHGNSLRALAMQLEQLSKEAVLELNIPTGVPLLYEFDDRGKVLSHRYL, from the coding sequence ATGGCTCGATTGGTTTTGCTTCGTCATGGAGAATCACAGTGGAACTTAGAAAATCGCTTTACCGGATGGGTGGATGTGCCGCTGTCCGCAAGGGGGATGGAGGAAGCGAAGCAGGCCGGTGAAAAGCTTCGGGGATTTACCTTTCACCGCGCCTTTACCTCGGTCCTCATGAGGGCGAACGAGACCTTGCGTATCGTGCTGGAAACGATCGGGCAGACAACAATCCCGATCGAGAAGGATAAAGCATTGAACGAACGGATGTACGGGGAGCTCCAGGGACTGAACAAAGCAGAAACGGCACAAAAGTACGGCGATGCACAGGTGAAGATCTGGCGGCGCAGTTATGATGTGAAGCCGCCTGGTGGAGAGAGTTTAAAAGATACGGCCGAGCGGGCGTTGCCCTATTACGAGCAGCGGATTAAGCCTCATCTCCTGAAAGGTGAAACCATCATTATTGCCGCGCACGGCAACAGTCTGCGTGCATTGGCTATGCAGTTGGAGCAGTTGTCGAAAGAAGCGGTGTTGGAACTCAATATTCCAACTGGAGTGCCGTTGCTCTATGAATTTGATGATCGCGGCAAGGTGCTGTCGCATCGGTATCTATGA